The Verrucomicrobiia bacterium DNA segment CCGCTTCTTGCCGGCCAGTTGGGTGACATCAAGGAGATCTGCGGGATTCTGTTCCAGGCGAAGATCAACTCCCTGGATGCTGTTCGCCGTGAGCGCGTGTCAATTGACGACCAGAACGGTCCGCCGGCGGATTACCTCGACCCCACGCACGTCGGAGTTACAAACGATCTGGCAATACTTGCTCCTTACGAGATCGCCTTTCAGTGCTTCAGCGCGGAACTGGCCGGAGCCCTTGCCGGGTTTGGCACCAGTCCTCACGGCCTGATTGTAAAATCCATCAATGTCGAGCCTGCTGGCGGCATGGCCGGAGGGTTTGATCCGAATTCTCCCTATGGCACTCCTGGTTATGCGACACCGCCCGGTTATACTCCGGTCCCGGGATATCCGCCTCCGGGCGGCGCTACTTACCCGTTGTACAGCGAAGGCGTTCGCCCGGCGATGCCGCAAACGGTTGCACCCCAGCCTATGCGGGGTGGTCTGCAAACCGTTCTCGACGAAAAACCATTGAAAGTCACTCTCGTCGTGAACGTGGTGCGCTTGCTACCCAGGAAATAAATGCAGTTCATCAAGAAAAACTACGAGAAGGTTCTGCTCGCCGTGGTGCTGCTTGGCTTGGTGGCAGCAGCGGGGTTCCTGCTGTTGAAGGTCGCCAGCGAAAAGCAAAAACAGGAGGAGCGTCGCAACCGCATCTTCAACAGGCCGGTCAAAGAACTCCCGGAGATCGAACTCGGGCATACGGAGGAGCTGCTCAAGCGAGCCGAGGCGACCATCGTGTTAAATTTCTCGGATAACTTGCACAAAATCTTCAACCCCGTGCGCTGGCAGAAGACCCAGGATGGGCGGTATGTGAAAAACCCGCCCGGTCAGAGCCTGGAAAAGATGGAACTGACAAAAATTACGCCTCTCTTCTTTGTGGTTCGCCTCGAGTCCGTCAATATCGCCGAATCAGGAACCCGTTACGGTTTCGTGATTGAGCAGCAGGCCGCCGCGCGCCCGGCGATGCGTGGTCCCCGGCCCTATTATGCTTCCAAGGGCGAGAAACGCGAATACGGTGAAAACAAGCAAGCGTTCCTGGTAAAAGAAGTTACCGGAAACCCGGAGACCCCGGACATACAGCTTGAGTTGAGCGACCTCGAGCAGCCGATCACCGTTTCCAAGGAACAACCTTACCGCCGAGTCGATGGTTACATGGCAGACCTGAGGTTTCCTCCGGAGAATCGAACCTTCACAAACCGTCGCAAAGGTGACCGGATTGTAGTGGCCGGCGAGGAGTACAATATCGTTGCTATTACGGAGAACGAAGTTGTATTGTCGGCCCAATCGAACCAGAAGAAATGGACCATCAAGAATAGCGCCACCCCTTGAACTCAGAAGGTGCTGTCAGAACGCAACCCTATCTCATGATCAAAGCAGTCATTACTCCCCTCTGTGTTACCGTGTTGCTGTCGATGGCAACGCACCTATCGGCGCAGCTCGCGCCGGTAGTCACCCCCGCAATTGATGAAGGTGTGCGGCGCCAGGCGGCGCAGATTGACCTGCGCACCACTCTCGATGCGGCCCGCGCTGCCGAGCAGCGGCGTGATCTCGATACGGCTGCGAAGCTTTACGGCGATGCCTGGCGGATTATTGAATCCGTCGGTCCCGGCGTCGAAAACGAAGCCCGCCAGACAGT contains these protein-coding regions:
- a CDS encoding Amuc_1100 family pilus-like protein; its protein translation is MSWIKRNLYFVVGAAVAVVLLGLAGYYFYSRWSLDKQSLENLEAAYSDVERISALNPNPGNDRVNNIQRARQQQQQVQAVIQKVRRYFEPVPPVPNPENGIVTKEEFASALRRTIDQMQKDAALGGVNLPQRYDFSFQAQRNLMNFAPGSLPLLAGQLGDIKEICGILFQAKINSLDAVRRERVSIDDQNGPPADYLDPTHVGVTNDLAILAPYEIAFQCFSAELAGALAGFGTSPHGLIVKSINVEPAGGMAGGFDPNSPYGTPGYATPPGYTPVPGYPPPGGATYPLYSEGVRPAMPQTVAPQPMRGGLQTVLDEKPLKVTLVVNVVRLLPRK